Genomic DNA from Candidatus Sulfurimonas marisnigri:
TGTTTTTAGTATAAATCTAGGCTCTATACCAAGTGCAAACAGCACAACTATCTCATTGTCATTTGATAGTTTGAAAAGAGTTAAGGTGGTGGCAATAAAAAAAGAGATTGGAAGTGAATAAAATAGTAGCTCAGGGACTATGAAGAAAAATAGTTTAGCCATCTCCCATATAGACAGTTGTATAACAGCTGTATAAGTAGCAAGTTTTATAAGAAAAACTACAGAAGCTATGGCAAAAAGAGGGATAAATATAGATAAAAATATAACAGATAAAGAGTCTCTTATATATTTTTTTAGTTCATACATTAGTATAGGGCCTCAACTAGTGTTAAAACATAGCTATCAAATATATAAACTATAAATGTTGCCAGAACTAAAAATGGAACAAAAGGAACAGTTTGCCCTTGCCCATATCTATTTATAAGAAATATCATAACAGGTAGTGCCAAAATTGCTGAAAGAAATACAGCGACAAGAGTTAGTTTTACACCAAGAAGTGCTCCCATTGTTGCCCCAACCATTATGTCGCCTTCGCCCATAGCTTCTATAAATGGATATGTATGATAGTTTTTTGTCCAAGGTGTTATAGTTTTTTTAGCATCCCTGTGAGCAGATGATGTTAGGTAATATGATAGGGCAAATCTCAATAGAGTAAATCCACCTGCGAAGAGAAGAGCATTTTGAAAGTTTGTTAAAACTCCGTGTAAACTCCAAGCACCAACTATTGCAAATAACAAAGCCAAAAGATTAAGCGAGTCCGGAACCATTTTATATTTTAAATCAATCATTGAAAGAGATAAAAGCATAAAGAAGCTAAGTGCTATAAAAAGAACAGGAACACTAAAACCAAACTTGTTGACCAACATTAAAAATATCAATCCAGACGTCAGTTCAATAAGTGGATATTGTATGGATATCTTCGCACCACAAAAAGAGCATTTTCCTCTTAAAAATAACCAAGAAAATAGAGGTACGTTATGCCAGGGCTTCAAGTTATGTCCGCATGTTGTGCAGTGTGAGCCTCCAAATACTATACTTTCATCATTAGGTATTCGTAATATAATTACATTTAAAAACGAACCAATAAGCATACCGAATATAAAAGCAATAGTAAGTAGTTCCATTATTTTAAGCCTCCAAAGCGTCTCTCAATTTTTGTGAAATCCTTGATGATTTTTTGTAAATCATCGGTTGTAAAATCTGGCCATAATGTATCTGTAAAAAATAGCTCAGCATATGCAGCCTGCCAAAGTAAAAAGTTAGATAGTCTGTGGTCTCCACCTGTGCGAATAAGTAAATCTACATTATGTTTGCAGTCAAGTGCGTTTGAGAGCATTGCTTCTGTTATGAAGTCTTCACAGTCTTTAATTTTATTAACAGCTCTTAGTATCTCATCTTGAGCACCATAGTTAAGTGCAAGCGACTGAACCAAGCCATCACAGTGAGATGTTTTTTCTTGAACATCTTTTATAGTTTTTTGTAGAGACTTGGAAAAAGCCCTAGTGTCACCAATAGGCTCAAACCGTACATTGTTTTTCAGATAGACAGGAAGCTCATTTCTTAGATACGATTCTAACAGCTTCATTAAAAACTCAACTTCTAGTCTTGGTCTTTTCCAGTTTTCTGTTGAAAATGCATAAAGCGTTAACCTCTCTATATCTTTGCTCTGTGAACAAAATGTTGTAATCTCTTTAACAACCTTTGCTCCTGCTTCATGACCTTTAACTCTTTTTTTATCTTTGAGCTCTGCCCATCGACCGTTGCCATCCATAATAATTGCTATGTGTTTTGCTTTGTTCATATACAAAGGTCCAAAAGAGAGTTGATATTAGCGTTGTAAAGTGGTTCTATTAAATTTATAACAGAGATGTCTACTTCATAAGAGAGGTTTTTCATATCATTTTCCAAAAATTGTTTAGTTTTATCAAAAGCAACATTTAGCTCAATGCTTACTCTGCCATTTTCAAGTGAAATAATACCTGAAATGGGTCCTAAAAGCTCAAGTGCCGCATAAAAGTCTATTTGACTCTTCTTAGTTTTCTTATTGTACCTTTTTTTAAATTGTAAAACAGAAAAATAGCCATGATAATTTAGCGGAATTGTCATAGTCTGGTTTTGCAAAGAAAGTAATAGAGTCGATGCATTTGAAAATTCTTCTTTTGTAGTTGCAGTGCTTAAATGCTCTAGTATGTTTTGTTTTAGTATATTTTCTGGTTTTACAGATGATAGAATCGTTTTTAAATCTTTTAATGAATATTCCAGGTTTGTATGCTGTAAATTTTTAAGTAATGA
This window encodes:
- a CDS encoding prepilin peptidase, with amino-acid sequence MELLTIAFIFGMLIGSFLNVIILRIPNDESIVFGGSHCTTCGHNLKPWHNVPLFSWLFLRGKCSFCGAKISIQYPLIELTSGLIFLMLVNKFGFSVPVLFIALSFFMLLSLSMIDLKYKMVPDSLNLLALLFAIVGAWSLHGVLTNFQNALLFAGGFTLLRFALSYYLTSSAHRDAKKTITPWTKNYHTYPFIEAMGEGDIMVGATMGALLGVKLTLVAVFLSAILALPVMIFLINRYGQGQTVPFVPFLVLATFIVYIFDSYVLTLVEALY
- a CDS encoding di-trans,poly-cis-decaprenylcistransferase, which encodes MNKAKHIAIIMDGNGRWAELKDKKRVKGHEAGAKVVKEITTFCSQSKDIERLTLYAFSTENWKRPRLEVEFLMKLLESYLRNELPVYLKNNVRFEPIGDTRAFSKSLQKTIKDVQEKTSHCDGLVQSLALNYGAQDEILRAVNKIKDCEDFITEAMLSNALDCKHNVDLLIRTGGDHRLSNFLLWQAAYAELFFTDTLWPDFTTDDLQKIIKDFTKIERRFGGLK